One genomic segment of Bombus vancouverensis nearcticus chromosome 11, iyBomVanc1_principal, whole genome shotgun sequence includes these proteins:
- the LOC117154826 gene encoding uncharacterized protein LOC117154826, with product MSMLAEPRRKQKWTLNPRGKEWSEDSNKFGQKMLEKMGWTSGKGLGANEQGITEHVRVSVKNDTTGIGYKQDALDEAWTEHQDSFNDFLQKLQQNECHNVAQTEENKGVLSGKSLELKSKQSRARVHYQKFTRGKDVNKYSSKDLANIFGQKELNINKSNKDKQGNAEENFDSVGTCDNRNGIITINGGNMAEYFMKKGQDFSLAYKNKKQQEDDIEEESEYAGFGFASTSRKVKCHDNKESMEVKSVCNYAFENPCVELNSPENTSNFNIESKFSKKKKLDDNELRLSSKVKKFKENNVNEKRCESGIINAGLNLECQADEVCNGKEFEISRVQFGLTNSALDLSDEINDKKRVTFNDHVEYSTDCVKTKKTLDKFEVENKKAKKKKKYNSDVNSSVLSGCVNEALDVGTPEEVHDNEVNEHKSKKSKKRKRSRSNLETIVETPEEEKACENETEIEQTKMEDYIPDDCILEDVSSKKKKRKKYKDKIQVTTENRCDEKESMEKETGANTNVILKEEECKINETQENISKSKKKKKKKNKERYTESNFEKDEDITEIEVELENVKAEKTELETAKAGKKKSRKNDNVNDLSSTTNVPNNIKDEKEVSDKENTKNMNESETEKPEKDKKFIDKSANYSIDGKKFVKRRDKIFTNTRLKKSNNRRSNTSSRPGNQRSRMTKKVLMSLFYSKSILDFPGSNMHEIKGYGADQH from the exons ATGTCTATGCTCGCAGAACCACGTCGAAAACAAAAATGGACACTAAACCCACGAGGAAAAGAATGGAGCGAAG ATTCGAACAAATTCGGGCAGAAAATGTTGGAAAAGATGGGATGGACAAGTGGCAAAGGACTCGGAGCAAACGAACAAGGTATAACGGAGCACGTACGTGTATCGGTTAAAAATGATACAACAg GTATTGGATATAAACAGGATGCCTTAGACGAAGCATGGACAGAGCATCAAGATAGCTTTAACGACTTTTTACAGAAGCTTCAACAAAATGAATGTCACAATGTAGCGCAAACAGAGGAAAACAAAGGTGTATTAAGTGGAAAATCGTTAGAATTGAAATCTAAACAAAGCCGTGCTCGTGTTCA TTATCAAAAATTTACAAGGGGGAaagatgtaaataaatatagttCAAAGGATTTAGCAAATATATTTGGCCAAAAAGaattgaatataaataaaagtaataaagATAAACAAGGCAATGCCGAAGAAAACTTTGATTCAGTTGGCACTTGTGATAACAGAAACGGTATTATTACTATAAATGGTGGTAATATGGCAGAATATTTTATGAAGAAAGGTCAGGATTTTTCTCTGGCATATAAGAATAAAAAACAACAGGAGGACGATATAGAAGAGGAATCTGAATATGCTGGATTTGGATTTGCATCAACATCTAGAAAAGTAAAATGCCATGATAATAAGGAAAGCATGGAAGTTAAAAGTGTTTGTAATTATGCTTTTGAAAATCCCTGTGTAGAATTAAATAGCCCTGAAAATActtcaaattttaatattgaatctaaattttctaagaaaaaaaaacttgatGACAATGAATTACGTTTAAGCAGCAAGGTTAAGAAATTTAAAGAGAACAATGTAAATGAAAAAAGGTGTGAGAGTGGTATTATCAATGCCGGCTTAAATTTAGAATGTCAAGCTGATGAAGTTTGTAATGGAAAAGAATTTGAAATATCTAGAGTACAATTTGGCCTTACAAATTCAGCTTTAGATCTAAGTGATGAAATAAATGATAAGAAAAGAGTAACATTTAATGACCATGTAGAATATAGTACTGATTgtgtaaaaacaaaaaaaacatTAGACAAATTTGAGGTTGAAAATAAGAAAgctaaaaagaagaaaaaatataactCTGATGTTAATAGTTCAGTGTTATCTGGTTGTGTTAATGAAGCTTTGGATGTAGGAACACCCGAGGAAGTACATGATAACGAAGTTAATGaacataaaagtaaaaaatctaaaaaaagaaaaagaagtcgatCGAATTTAGAAACAATAGTAGAAACGccagaagaagaaaaagcatGTGAAAATGAAACAGAGATTGAGCAAACCAAAATGGAAGATTACATACCTGATGATTGTATACTTGAAGATGTTTCgagtaagaagaaaaaaaggaaaaagtataAAGATAAAATACAAGTTACCACTGAGAATAGATGCGATGAAAAAGAAAGTATGGAAAAAGAAACAGGGGCAAACACAAATGTAATACTTAAGGAAGAAGAGTGCAAAATTAATGAAACtcaagaaaatatttctaaaagcaaaaagaaaaagaagaagaaaaataaagagagATATACCGAGTCAAACTTTGAAAAAGACGAGGATATAACTGAAATTGAAGTTGAACTGGAAAATGTAAAAGCAGAGAAAACAGAATTAGAAACTGCAAAGGCAGGAAAAAAGAAATCTAGAAAGAATGACAATGTAAATGATCTTAGTTCTACAACAAATGTACCAAACAATATAAAAGACGAAAAGGAAGTTTCAGATAAggaaaatacgaaaaatatgaatgaaagtgAAACAGAAAAACCAGAGAAAGACAAAAAATTTATAGATAAATCTGCAAATTATTCCATAGATGGTAAAAAATTTGTGAAACGAAGGGATAAGATATTTACAAATACACGTTTGAAGAAGTCGAATAACAGAAGATCTAATACTTCGTCTAGGCCTGGGAATCAAAGATCCAGAATGACAAAGAAGGTATTGATGTCTCTATTTTACTCAAAGTCAATCTTAGATTTTCCAGGTTCTAACATGCATGAAATAAAAGGATATGGAGCTGATCAACAttaa
- the LOC117154828 gene encoding translational activator of cytochrome c oxidase 1, giving the protein MKFRNVLLYNRYTSILIQETKRYAGHSKWQNIKATKQEHDTARAQIFNNLSHKMKVAVVESGNSDPNTNPKLANLVEQARKANMPMSTLKGILEKIKNVRTGESHILPMRIMKGPTLAIHILTDKLIYVKTNIVHISKKFNAKVIEPSAFSHLFDSVTFVIASKDCNLDSAMEDAIIANAIDVEEIKDESGTYFKFKSEFLHPEKVITQLKILGYTILSTENKCIPTGTVQVTEEELLNINKFKQKLTSEIREIVKIEDNIASL; this is encoded by the exons atgaaatttcgaaacgttCTGTTGTATAATAGATATACAAGTATCTTGATTCAAGAAACCAAAAGATATGCGGGTCATAGCAAATGGCAAAACATTAAAGCTACGAAACAAGAACATGATACCGCAAGAgcacaaatatttaataatctATCACATAAAATGAAAGTTGCAGTAGTAG AAAGTGGCAACTCAGACCCAAACACTAATCCAAAATTAGCAAATTTAGTCGAACAAGCAAGAAAAGCCAACATGCCAATGTCTACGTTAAAAGGAATTttggaaaaaataaagaatgtaCGAACTGGTGAAAGTCATATACTGCCTATGCGTATTATGAAAGGACCTACGCTTGCTATCCATATTTTAACTGACAAacttatttatgtaaaaacTAATATTGTACATATATCAAAAAAATTTAA TGCCAAAGTTATAGAGCCTTCGGCATTTTCACATTTGTTCGATAGTGTAACTTTCGTTATAGCTTCTAAAGACTGTAACTTGGATTCTGCAATGGAAGATGCAATAATAGCTAATGCGATAGATGTAGAAGAAATAAAGGATGAAAGTGGAACGTATTTTAAG TTTAAAAGTGAATTTCTTCATCCAGAAAAAGTTATAACGCAATTAAAAATTCTAGGGTATACTATACTTTCAAcagaaaataaatgtatacctACTGGTACAGTTCAAGTAACTgaagaagaattattaaatataaataaatttaaacaaaaacTTACTTCAGAAATAAGGGAAATTGTAAAAATAGAGGATAACATTGCATCCCTGTAA